A single region of the Thermococcus paralvinellae genome encodes:
- the tpiA gene encoding triose-phosphate isomerase, translating into MKLKEPIIAINFKTYAQATGEGALRIAKAAEKVYKETGITIVVAPQLADLYRIAQEVEIPVFAQHIDPIKPGSHTGHVLPEAVKEAGAVGTLLNHSENRMLLADLEAAIRRAEEVGLMTMVCSNNPKVSAAVAALDPDYVAVEPPELIGTGIPVSKAKPEVITDTVELVKKVNPNVKVLCGAGISTGEDVKKALELGTVGVLLASGVTKAKDPEKAIWNLVSLIV; encoded by the coding sequence ATGAAATTGAAAGAGCCAATTATTGCAATTAATTTTAAGACGTATGCCCAAGCTACTGGAGAAGGAGCTTTGAGAATTGCCAAAGCCGCTGAAAAGGTTTATAAGGAGACGGGGATAACAATTGTAGTTGCTCCGCAGTTAGCTGACCTCTACAGAATAGCTCAAGAGGTTGAGATTCCAGTCTTTGCCCAGCATATTGACCCAATAAAGCCTGGCAGTCATACAGGCCACGTTCTGCCAGAGGCTGTTAAAGAGGCTGGAGCTGTTGGAACCCTTTTGAACCACTCAGAGAACAGAATGCTTTTGGCTGATTTAGAGGCTGCAATCAGGAGAGCTGAAGAAGTTGGCTTAATGACAATGGTCTGTTCAAACAATCCAAAGGTTTCAGCAGCTGTTGCTGCCTTAGACCCAGATTATGTTGCCGTTGAGCCTCCTGAGCTTATTGGAACCGGCATACCTGTGAGTAAAGCAAAACCAGAAGTTATTACAGACACTGTCGAGCTGGTTAAGAAAGTCAATCCTAATGTGAAAGTCCTCTGTGGTGCTGGAATTTCAACTGGAGAAGACGTAAAGAAGGCATTAGAACTTGGAACAGTTGGTGTCCTCTTAGCGAGCGGAGTTACAAAAGCAAAAGACCCAGAAAAAGCAATTTGGAATTTAGTTTCCCTGATTGTTTGA
- a CDS encoding ABC transporter ATP-binding protein — protein sequence MVEVRLENLKKYFDKGRVKAVDGINLTIKDGEFLVLLGPSGCGKTTTLRMISGLEIPTAGKIWFGDRDVTYLPPKDRNISMVFQSYAVWPHMKVYDNIAFPLRIKKYPENEIRKKVKWVAELLQIEELLDRYPAQLSGGQRQRVAVARAIVVEPDVLLMDEPLSNLDAKLRVMMRAEIKKLQAQLKVTTIYVTHDQVEAMTMGDRIAVMRQGKVLQVGPPVEVYSKPNSIFVATFIGAPEMNIVDVTVKETDKGVVLEGEGFEVPLPEELGELLRDYINKTVVFGIRPEHMTVEGISEFLHVKRKAKIKGVVDFVEALGTDTIIHARVGSKIIKVKIPGHVAVELKKEISIIIDLDNIHVFDKSTEKAII from the coding sequence ATGGTTGAAGTTAGACTTGAAAACCTCAAGAAGTATTTTGACAAGGGAAGGGTAAAAGCAGTTGATGGAATAAACCTAACGATAAAAGATGGTGAATTTTTGGTTCTTTTAGGGCCGAGTGGCTGTGGGAAAACAACAACACTTAGAATGATCTCTGGACTAGAAATACCAACAGCGGGAAAGATATGGTTTGGGGATAGAGACGTAACATATCTGCCCCCAAAGGACAGAAACATTTCGATGGTCTTCCAGAGCTATGCAGTATGGCCGCATATGAAAGTCTACGACAACATAGCGTTTCCATTGAGGATAAAGAAATACCCAGAAAATGAAATTAGAAAAAAAGTCAAGTGGGTTGCTGAGCTTTTGCAGATAGAGGAGCTTTTGGACAGATATCCTGCCCAGCTAAGTGGTGGTCAGAGGCAAAGAGTTGCAGTTGCTAGGGCTATTGTTGTTGAGCCTGATGTTCTCTTAATGGACGAACCTCTCTCAAATTTAGATGCAAAGCTCAGAGTCATGATGCGTGCTGAAATTAAAAAGCTTCAAGCTCAGCTTAAGGTCACGACGATTTATGTTACCCACGATCAGGTTGAGGCAATGACAATGGGTGACAGAATTGCTGTGATGAGGCAAGGAAAAGTCCTACAAGTAGGGCCACCAGTGGAAGTTTACTCGAAGCCAAATTCAATCTTTGTTGCAACTTTCATAGGGGCCCCAGAGATGAACATTGTTGATGTTACTGTCAAAGAAACTGATAAAGGTGTTGTTTTAGAGGGAGAAGGATTTGAAGTGCCTCTCCCTGAGGAGTTGGGGGAACTCCTTAGAGATTACATTAACAAAACTGTTGTGTTTGGAATAAGGCCGGAGCACATGACTGTTGAGGGCATCTCTGAATTTCTGCACGTCAAAAGAAAGGCAAAGATTAAAGGTGTGGTTGATTTTGTAGAAGCGCTGGGAACTGATACAATAATCCATGCAAGAGTGGGGAGTAAAATCATAAAAGTTAAAATACCTGGTCATGTAGCAGTAGAGTTAAAGAAAGAAATTAGCATAATCATAGACCTTGACAATATTCATGTCTTTGATAAGAGCACCGAAAAAGCGATAATCTGA
- a CDS encoding carbohydrate ABC transporter permease: protein MNEKTKFMLKQIAFYTFVFTVVAWIVVPLIVVTLYAFSSKLDYYDPSKIIPFHYTKQWVYTLLFTLRALDAIKNSIIVAVLTIIISFALGIPAGYAIAKFIFPAKDTIKLSIVALRMFPIPVMAIPLVVLYIRLNLIDTLLGVALAHTAMALPFVVLITSSIFAGVSTELEEAAMVFGLTRLGAFLRITLPLALPGLAAAAMFTFVMSWNEVFVASVLTLQHRTLPAQILSIMAGASGGAAPDYYKFAAAFIMMLPAMLFVFFARKYLITMWGITLK, encoded by the coding sequence ATGAATGAGAAGACAAAGTTCATGCTTAAGCAAATAGCCTTTTACACGTTCGTTTTTACGGTCGTTGCTTGGATAGTTGTGCCATTGATAGTAGTGACCCTTTATGCATTTTCATCAAAGCTTGATTACTATGATCCTAGCAAGATAATTCCCTTTCACTATACAAAGCAGTGGGTTTATACTTTGCTATTTACACTTAGGGCTCTTGATGCTATTAAAAACAGCATTATCGTGGCAGTTTTGACAATAATTATAAGCTTCGCTCTTGGAATTCCCGCAGGTTACGCAATAGCAAAGTTCATCTTCCCAGCAAAGGACACCATAAAACTCTCGATAGTTGCACTGAGGATGTTTCCAATTCCCGTCATGGCAATACCTCTGGTTGTGCTTTACATCAGGCTGAATCTCATAGATACTCTGCTTGGTGTTGCATTGGCTCACACTGCAATGGCTCTTCCCTTTGTTGTTCTCATAACTTCAAGCATCTTTGCTGGAGTTTCCACTGAGCTTGAAGAGGCTGCAATGGTCTTTGGATTAACGAGACTTGGGGCATTTCTTAGGATAACTCTTCCATTGGCCCTTCCAGGATTGGCAGCAGCTGCAATGTTTACCTTTGTCATGTCGTGGAACGAGGTCTTTGTTGCATCGGTTTTAACTCTTCAGCACAGAACTCTGCCTGCCCAAATATTATCGATAATGGCAGGGGCTAGTGGTGGAGCTGCACCTGATTATTACAAATTTGCTGCTGCATTTATAATGATGCTCCCAGCTATGCTGTTCGTCTTCTTCGCAAGGAAGTATTTAATCACAATGTGGGGTATAACACTCAAGTGA
- a CDS encoding TrmB family transcriptional regulator, whose translation MSEKELKELLKELGFNEYEVSAYLTLIKEGPLTAGELATLSKVPQPRIYDVIRTLMGKGFVITIGGRPKKVVAVNPEKVFSEIERKYVRKVNLVKEMLKELYNPGEGEIGNIIVVKSKITFEKYVKDAIKNAKRHISLALPLSFLRKIQDDLMKKKKMGVEIDLFVYGTGKVPPVAHKIKIREVPDPFILIQDKEMGIYAPSEALMSGTSSLHGYAMIIKDENLLFMFDRYFYHALWPTGKTVYEEERKLILPKEYIHIRKLVRDIRLFNLMNSKVRVIGKFVKSKEPVEIEGRIVDYYEDKAKVISNITVETEDGKRYVVGGWNSSLEDIEADLIVIEKA comes from the coding sequence ATGAGCGAAAAAGAACTTAAAGAACTCCTCAAGGAGCTAGGATTCAATGAGTATGAGGTTAGTGCATACCTTACCCTAATCAAGGAAGGACCTTTAACAGCTGGTGAATTGGCAACTCTCTCAAAAGTTCCTCAGCCAAGGATATACGACGTAATTAGAACTCTTATGGGCAAAGGATTTGTAATAACAATCGGTGGTAGACCTAAAAAGGTAGTTGCAGTTAATCCAGAAAAAGTTTTCTCTGAAATCGAGCGTAAATATGTCAGAAAAGTTAATTTGGTAAAAGAAATGCTGAAGGAGCTTTACAACCCGGGAGAGGGTGAGATAGGGAATATAATCGTAGTGAAAAGCAAGATAACCTTTGAAAAATATGTAAAAGATGCCATCAAAAATGCCAAGAGGCATATATCTTTGGCTCTTCCTCTCTCTTTCTTGAGGAAAATTCAAGATGACCTCATGAAGAAGAAAAAGATGGGTGTCGAGATAGATTTATTTGTATATGGAACAGGCAAAGTTCCCCCAGTTGCTCATAAAATCAAGATTAGGGAGGTTCCAGATCCATTTATTTTGATCCAAGATAAAGAGATGGGAATTTATGCACCGAGTGAAGCCCTGATGTCAGGAACTTCAAGTCTTCACGGCTACGCAATGATAATTAAAGATGAAAATTTACTGTTCATGTTTGACCGATATTTCTATCATGCCCTCTGGCCTACCGGAAAGACTGTGTATGAGGAAGAAAGGAAGTTGATTCTTCCAAAAGAGTATATTCACATAAGAAAGTTAGTTAGGGATATACGGCTCTTTAACTTAATGAATTCAAAAGTTAGAGTCATAGGGAAGTTCGTTAAAAGCAAAGAACCTGTAGAAATTGAGGGTAGGATAGTGGACTACTACGAAGATAAAGCTAAGGTTATTTCAAATATCACTGTTGAGACTGAAGACGGAAAAAGGTATGTTGTCGGTGGCTGGAATTCTTCTCTTGAAGATATCGAGGCCGATCTAATAGTTATTGAGAAGGCATAG